The nucleotide sequence CCTAGTAACAACACATTTAATCGCTTGCTGCAGGAGTTAAATCTTGAAAAATTCGGCTTACACAATTTTATTGAGCACGTCGATCTTGCCCTCTTTGCCTTCACAGATGAAGAACGACAGACCTTATTAAAGCAGCTCAGAGTGGATGCTTACGAAGGGTATCAATACGTGAAAGAAAAATTAGCCGAAATTAACAAGCGTTTTGACCATGATTATGAAGACCCGCATGCTCATCATGACGAGAAGCATGATCACTTAGCTGTTGTTCCTGATGCTTCGACTCAAAAACCACAAGCCCAAAAACGAAAAGGTTTTACTGTTGGCAGCTTAATCCAATAGGCCCCGCTAAAAAGAGGAGGAAAAAACATGAATAAATCGCAACTATACCCGGATTCTCCGTTAACAGATCAAGACTTTGCCCAGCTCGATCAAACGGTCATTGAAGCTGCACGCAGACAGCTTGTCGGCCGCCGCTTTATTGAACTGTATGGACCGCTGGGAAGAGGCATTCAAAGCGTCTTTAATGATATTTTTGTTGAGAATCATGAAGCTAAAATGGACTTTCAGGGCTCTTTCGATACGGATATTGAGTCTAGTAAGCGCGTCAACTATACGATTCCAATGCTATATAAAGATTTTGTCTTGTACTGGCGTGATTTAGAACAAGCAAAAGTTTTAGACATTCCGATTGACTTTTCAGCTGCTGCTAATGCTGCCCGCGATGTTGCTATCTTAGAAGACCAAATGATTTTTCATGGTTCCAAAGAATTTGATAT is from Bacillus sp. PK3_68 and encodes:
- a CDS encoding IMEF encapsulin system ferritin-like cargo protein, with the protein product MKEELASFYQIFTTTKEAIERFMDMLDPVIEHAKDDHERLYYHHIYEEEEQRLSRLDVLIPLISRFQTEQNDNAFSPSNNTFNRLLQELNLEKFGLHNFIEHVDLALFAFTDEERQTLLKQLRVDAYEGYQYVKEKLAEINKRFDHDYEDPHAHHDEKHDHLAVVPDASTQKPQAQKRKGFTVGSLIQ